The genomic stretch GTGTGCGTGCGCGATTCGCCAAAGCATTCAGCAGCTTGTTGTTTTGACATTTTTATCACACAGAAAGTTGATCCCTCACcccctttgttatgtttgtttgctaATATGCCTAATCAACAATCACTAAACTAAAAAGAAATAAGGCATATGATTTATGCGTTCACGATACTGCTGATACGACTCAtaaattggccaataaaacaaaACCTGCTGATAAACGCAAAATAATATCAAGAAAATTGATataaatgtaagtgaaatgttgtTATTGTGAGGAGAAGAGACATTTGTCCTTTAAATCTCATTGCTACCACAGAAAAGGCAAACTGTCATTTTCCAgacacgataaaggcttaaataatgtcaaacacgtagcgttacaataaccgtGAAGATAAAAGTGTTtatcttacacctagtaatccactgtggacaaactaagccaagcaatgcaggtttagcgagcggtgcgcTCTCCCGCGAAGGAAATCcatttttggcaggcattcacattttggcacaacaccgaaACAAGTGGATTTTTGCCATACAGAGCATGATACGGAGGGATCACTGgactcctacagaacactccagactgtgctgtgaacattttgtttCTGGTAAGTGAACACAGCTAGTAGTGTTAGCTTTGTTTCTAACTTTTTCTGACTAATTATAATAGATCGATTGATTGAAGAATTTattagaagtttgcataggatcaggtagagttttatgacggtacagattgactggtacaaggtcaactaaaagAAAGCATTAGAAGCATGTCGTGTCAAAGTAACGTTTAGGTTTTTTAGTTTTGCAGTTATGGCAGGCAAAATCAGCCACTACTTTAAAAAGCAATCTCGCGAGGAGCAAAGTCAAGAGTCTAGGTGAAACAGAGTAGAGAAATTAACGTATCAGGCagttaaaatgtaaaattcaTGGTGGTGACAACGTGTGTAAATTTTTGTCCACAGAGCACTTGAAGGCTGCTTCAAAATTACCTACGAGTGTCTCAAGCAAAAGTGACCCCATCACACAAGCTATGAGTCCATCATTCTCTTATGCAAGCGCttaggccacaggtgtcaaactcaagggccgGGAGCCATATCTGGCCtgcgacatcattttatatggcccgcaaacacctggaaattatgtgtcaataaagtacttaatattttctcaataaatgtaatggatttttttcattttgacagaaaaatgatATGTACtgattgaaattgcatgccttttaaacgttATTAGTAtctattattgcaacaaatattacagtatattatcatactttccaaacattttttgtctaaataaaaataaatacctggggataggttaattggcaacactaaattggccctagtgtgtgaatgtgagtgtgactgttgtctgtctatctgtgttggccctgcgatgaggtggcaacttccgcccgaaagcagctgagataggctccagcgaccccgaaagggacaagcgttagaaaatggatggatagacttaaatatctgcttgacttatgattttacagtaaactacccatcaaattaataaaaattataatacatttaacagggttctttacagcatattacttaattgaaaaaaaactataATTGTTTTGCGCTAAAATTCTGGCACATGGTCAGGATTGTACCTCTTCTGCCTCAATTTGAGTCAGGAAAAACCCAGaaatattatattactttcatttgttttcaagtaCAAAAAAAGCCCTTCGTTTCAAGGTGTGGCAGTAATAAAAATGCTGTGGCGGcgtgccacattcaattacattaaggggacaCTATTTaagtacactttgattgattgattgattaattgataatgattgtgaacgataggcacaattcctaAAAAAATATAGCAGCTCCCCTTAAAGTAAACAAACTATGCTTAAATTTCGTAAATACCAGCCTCTCCAATTATTGCTTGCTTCCATTTAACACTCGGTCCATTTTGCGGTTTAGATAAATAAAGGGCCAAACTATAGCTATAGAGCAGGGATATTAGAACAAAGTAGAACAAATGGCTGCATCTGaactaaacaagctacagcaacaccttaattACATTCATAATTATTGATTTTGACAATTCTTCAACAGTGCATCCCTACTTTGAATCGGCTCTCATACTCGGATAGTCGATCTCTTTCTGCCTGGTCTTCTTCATCAGCGGTTTCTACTTTCTGCTCTTCCTCCTTGTCGGACTCTTCTCCAGAAGAGTCAGAAGATGTTGAAGACAGTTGTTGCAGCGCGTCATTCACAAAATCCAACTACAAAAAGCAAGAAAAATTATGTTTATCATCTTAGACTCAACTGTAATAAGCTGTGAGCTGTGTGAGATATTTGCCAGCTGACCTCTGCTTCTTAATGAAGGCAATGGGATTAAAGTGTGACCTGAGGCACAGGAAGAATCTGGATGCAATATGTCCTGAGGTGCTACATTATTGTCTGTCACAGCGTGTGTGGTCTACTGTGGCAGGGATGCTCACAGACAGGCCCTCTCAAGATCTCATTAGGAAAAGGCTGCATTATCAAACAGGATTAAGAAGACGCTTCACCGACTGTCTATATATGATGTTTGTTAAATGACAACAATGTGACTGCATGTGTGTGTATCTGCAGATGAAGGATGTCACATCACGACGGTCACGTCCTCCAAAAGTGAGGATGCTGTTAAGACAGATGCACTGATTTGCTGACTGGAGAGAACCTAAAGGCTTTCTGGGTTTTAAGATACTGTGAATAAACATGGTATTAattgtgattacaatatcaatcacaataatcatgattattatttttgtcataatcgtccagccctacccATGACTGCTGTGCCAGgaccactactaaccacattgtgaagtttgCAGaaaacacaacagtagtgggcctcaacCGTGATAATAACATGGACTACAGAGACggggtgaaacatctggttgctGTTGCAGAACCAACAACATGGCACTGAACGTCGAAAAAAACAAAGAGCCACACAACTCATCAACGACACAGCAGTGGGGAGAGTAAAGGCTGGGATACTCTCGTGCCACGTAGCTTGCGTCCCCTCTGACGGCGTCTTGGTTGGGTTATTGTTCTTCCGTTGGATCCAACTTGTGAATCATGTCAACTTCGTTGTTgacactggaactaatcattcagaAACATCAGTTTATTTTTAACGGACATTTTACTCATAAAACAGAGGAAAAGACATGAAGAGGGAATGCGCAACCCCTGAACGGGTTGGGGCAGAGGACGAGCGATTTTGCAACTCTATTAGTATTCGGCCGTTTGGGACATTGGATAACAGAGCTAGTAACTGTAAATTAACAAAACTGTCAAATAACTATTGTAACGACCTGCTTGTGgcattttttatgttttgatgTCCAGAGCTCTCAGGTTTGCGAATATAGCCGCCGTGCCTAAAAGATACTGACAAAGAACAATGAAGTGTTGTTTGAGAGAAAAAGACGTGTGTGTACCAGAAAGAATATGTGTCGGAAATGAACCTATTGTtggcacaagattggcaataaaagttaaagagTGTCGTATGTGTGACTTTTTTTGGACGACAATGCAATAAgctgaaaaaaaacacattaagtaattatttttataGCGCACCAAGATATTGAGTACACTATATCAGTTTGCATGCAAACATTTCATCACTGTTGCTTAAtttcatacaataatttgtgcattTTAAGCACCCAGTCTGCCATCTTGCTGTCAGGGGCCCTCCTCTTCAAAAGATGACCGATCACAGCTCTGAAGCTAGGATTTCTGGGAGGTGCACGCAAGGCTTGCGGAAAGGTACATAGGGGGAGGGGACAAGATGACGTCGCTTATGCAAGTTACTTGAGCGGGAGAGTATATACCAGGCTTAAGCAGCACAAAGTTTCTGGAGGCGCAGTAACAGACACTATGACCTGATCCCAGGCAGCGAATGCACTTTCTGTGTCGGATGAAGACATCACACCTCCCTCCTCCTATTCTCTACACCTTCTACAGAGTCACTATAAAGAGCATCCTAAcaaactgcatctctgtctaaTTGGGAGCATGCAGTGCCTCCAACTGGAAGtccctgcagagagtggtgaggacggcggagaAGATCCTTCAGACTCCACTTCCTAACATCCAAGAGATTGCAAAAATCCGCTATCTGACGAGGGCTCAGAATATCAGCAGATACATCTCCCACGCCCGACTAGGACTGTTTTCGCTGCTGGATTCTGGAaaaaggttccgcagcctccgaagtagAACTTCaaagttctgtaacagcttcttcccacaGGCCATAAGACTTTTGAACACTAAAAACAATCCCTCAATTCTCCCTCAAACCCCCACACAGGACGACCTCACCGGATTGTGAAATACAATAGAACAGAAGTACAATTTTTGTCTACTCTACCCATCTTTGACTgcttgtaaaaatgtaaacagaaCCTCTAAAGTTGCCATCATAACCCCAGATCAGGTCAGTATCACACAAAATTGAGCACAGCCCTCAAACTTCAGTAACcactttaaggctgcagctaacgattatttttctatcgattaatctatagattattttttcgattaatcggttaatctatagattattttttcgattcatctatagattatttttccttttaccgattattttttattttattttatttaaaatgaagatgaaaaaataaaagtaggccagttttttcaaaaggcatggcttttatttacaaaaaaaaaaaagtatggccactcagtcaacattgacaacaacatgacaaaatattctgtaacaatgtaaacatttaaaacttttaacatttaacaaaattaaaagtagcttatttgctttttaatgtgcaaatataaaagtcaacatccagtgcaaatcttaatattctgcaatagtataagcatttcaaaagtaaaagtattgcttattttgctttaaaatgtgcaaaaataaagataaacatccaatacaaaaaagtgcaaaacgaaatattctgtaacaacagtgtaaacatttcaacaaaagtgaaagtattgcttatttgctaaaatgtgcaaaaataaagataaacatccaatgcaaaaaagtgccaatctaaatattctggagcactgtaaacattaagtattgcttttaaaatgtgcaaaataaacatccagtccaacacagtacacaataaccaattctactcattccagtgagtgactaacagttgtaatgaagaaaggttagcatgtctacttgctttgcttattttcttgtttacaatattcccagcagctgaaaataggcgctcagaaggggtcgatgtggctggaactgagagctaattagccttcacctcaaaccaggactgcgagcgagctgagctgcagtttaagtttctagaaggtcaacgggctcatagtgatgttactagtagttgactgggaggtgtttattatcatttggggaaagtccgctgcctgatgctcacctgctaaacacctatctgctccacgctgaagcgctgactacatgcgctatgaatacgcactgctgattggctgataatgcttcgtgtgtaccaatcagatggttgtgtgggtgggacaatgctgcgtgtgtaccaatcagatggttgtgtgggtgggacaatgctgcgtgctgagacagaggagcaaagcaacttgttaagactttagcagctagccctttgagacacttgtgatttagggctatataaataaacattgattgattgattgataaagttagctttagcttagaaactcgttcggtacacccccgtaccgaaccgaaagccccgtaccgaaacggttcaatacaaaacacgtaccgttacacccctagcagatacaaatgacacattcatgtttttgtgtaatgatgacaacgtatgctcgcgcggacgattgactagttgatggttttcttttcaaatgttcgttcatagccgttgtgctgctatgataggccatttccgctcgacacagtgtgcatacaacaacattattaggccgtttattgaaatactcccacacttttggcatgcttttcccccctcgctcgcaccgctcgcatcgtcttctttgatcgtctgctttgcgcttcgccatgacggtagtgtgacgtcattatgcgacgcgtcgacgcacaaaaatggcgtcgacgtatttacgtaaccgatgacgtcgactacgtcgacgcgtcgtttcagccttaaaccacttttatttttttaaattggaactgcacttttttttaaattttcgttcACAATTATGAATAAcatgacagatggattttttttaaaattcattctaaatattaaataaacgcaaATAAAAGTGTGCTTAAAGCAGAGCCAATAGGAGTTCCTCTATTTCACCcataaaatgcaataaaaaacattcaaaaaccgccaacaatactccatttacattttgtgattttaatattaaccaggtattagtgacattgttattataagcgcgaaCACAGACAAACCATTTATAGTGCCGCTGTGATCACTATCGTGTATCCCGATGTTGatgtcatcgagtggtctgctgctcccTTGCTTTCttgctccctgtaaatttattgtagatcataaatcatgcatcacggttaagtgatgttttattatgtttgttgactcTCAGTAAGTCTGCAGTGAATATAAATCAGCaaacgtcgtgatgcgtttttgaaatgaatgcgccgtgtatgcttaaaatgatcaaaatacgtaaatgttatgttattataaatgtgcttgttactacattacatatatagttacatcatgtaaataaaacctcaatggaggcgtTTGGGTTTTTTTCAAGATTTTACGGCTCCCACAGGCTCCATTGTGAGCAgaattttgatcacatttatttaatatttggaatgcaaaaaaagaaaagaaaaaaacattcattgccatgcctttcataatgattgtgaacgataggcaaaattcccccaaaaagtgcagttctactTTAAGGCACAATACTTTAGACAGGAAAGATGGATATACTTGAGATTCATCATCATACTGCTTGCATAACATTAGGCCTATATATTTACTATTAACTTAATGAAAATGACTCACCGCAGCCATTATTGTCgaaatagctggcaacacaaaTGAGTACGGTGGAACCTGTATATGTCGACGTTCTTTAGACTGGCTAACTCAAACTGACATAAACCGAAAACGAATCATTAAAACTCTTGTTTGCACTAAACTGGAAGTCACGGTGTGCACATTTTGATGCCTTGTAACGAGACAGCAGTTTTTAATGAAGAAGCTGGCAATAATAATCATTGTGCAGGATTGTTGCAAGCACACAAGAGCTGCGGTTCATTACTTACCGAGTCTTTGGGCAGTTTAACCTCACCAGGCGATGCGGCAACACTCTCCATGACAGCCAGCGCTCGACCCAAATATCCACGTGTCCAGAGAAGAGGCATACCTTTGAACACAGCAAAAATGCCCTTCTGCAGCTCCACCTTGCCTGAAAGAGAACCAAACTCCAAACAAATTAATGAATCCAGTCAGGGGAACACAAAAGTGTGCACTTTTCCTGTACATGCGCACCTAGCAGAGTGTTTCCCAGCAGCTGAGCAGTGAGGCCGATGCTGTTGTCTAGTTTGAGGCCACAGATGAGCAGCGATGCTCCAAATGCTCTCTCCTCTGATACCTTAGTGCACATGTCCGGCACATCACTAAAACACAACTGACTTTGTCTTCATAATAACACTACCCCATCTTGTATATTCGGCTCACAGTGAGTTGTGGTGTGGTTGCTAGGTAACTGCCAAGAGCGTACAGCGACAGGATCTGGGTGGAGGAAACGTCAAAGGCCTCCTGGAGCATCACATCTTCCACCACAGAACACGCACCTAAAAAGGTTCACAAACAAAGGTTACGCAACAACAGCCACACTGTGTGTTTGTAATTCAAATGCTATTCATTTAAATGACAACTCATAGGTTCCACCGGATTCCTGATCTTTGCAAGACATTTTAGACAACTGCATGCCATTAACTTTCTGGTAACAGTTTGTAGAATACCTCGTTAACTTTACCCTATCAAATattaattttaaatatatttttagagCCAGCAGGCCCTTTCTAATTGgccacatatacacacaaatctTAAGAGTATATCTAAGATGATAGGAAGCTTTAAAGGACTCATATTTTATTTTCCATTAATCTTTTGGAAGCATACATGTGTCGCACTACCTTTGTGTATCTAGTGTATTTCAGTTCAGGTCAGTCCACTTCAgtttgtttatttcgaacatgcatacgatacaatggcCATATTCTTTAACTGACTCATTTAACAGGCTTACTTTTTAGGTCCTCATCCTTCAGGTAAGAATCTAAAAGCAGGTTGAAGGTGAAATTATCTGGGAAGATTCCATAGTGGACCTATGGGGAACATACACAGCATTATTTACTCACATTGAGACAATATTACACCAGGATTTCCCACAGATTGCCAATATAATTGTGGCAGTGGGGGTGTGGCCTGGGCGGGGTTAATTGAAATTATCATTTATTCTGCATAATTagcaatgatgcatatattctttttaaaaaggctaaaaaatgttatgcatatattaaaaaacaaatctgtgttatcaATAGTTAGTAATAACACATTTCGTTTTActcattttttaaaatagtttttgctTATTGTATGGACTATGTAACACAGGCTGCACTCTGTTGAGAATTGTTCCAGTTCCTGGACACTTCTCCAATCCTTTGTGGCTTTTTCCTTTATAAAACTAGCAACTAGCAACAAATtaagcatctttttctggtgttattaaagactgtactcgtgtttggaGACGAACAGCAATAGCTGCAGAGAGCCTCTATTGTCCCAAAAACTGTTATATTGTAGGTAACAAGTACTGTATATCTAATTAGTATATCTAATCCAACCCCCTTAAgatatttaatttctttttttaaattttctttacAAACATTATTTTTCCGCCAAATAAAACCTTTTTGAGGCCTTTAGCTCAAAAACTTACCATATATTGCAAGAAATTTGTACACATGTTCATCATGACAGGACGCATGGATATCAACGACCACATACAGTAAGATGCACAGATCCTCGATTATTCTGGTCCCACTTTGGAAGGATTTGGGCCAGTTCCATTTTTTCATTCTTTTGTGTAAAGTTTGATATAGGACGTGTTTATTTTGTCTGTAGAATATGTCGCAggccaataaaaaacaacaaataacccccgggtcgcactttggacacacccgCTCTAACCctaatattaatataaaatacaaatgaaacGCATCTACCATAACAAATATAACGCACACTGACAAAGATGTACTATTGTGGTGAAGGTTTAGTGGTGTACTAATACTAATctatcttttttttaaaggcctttaCCTTGTTCTTAAGTGTGTACAGGGCCTTATCTCTGGCGCCATATTTTAGACACTGTCTGATCCAGCTGTGAATAGTCCAGTCTCGAAGGTACCAACAGTTTGGACTGTGACGAAACCTGGAGGATGACAAAGGTGTTGTTTCTTTTATAATGGGACAGGTGTGTCACCAACTGATCTTTTTTAAACAGCTAGATGTACCTATTTGGGCTGGTGATCATTAAATAGTTCTATCAAGAGAAACTACAATATGTGAATGAACATTCCTAAACATCATAATCATGATACTGGGAGCAGATTCCAGTGGAAAGAGTAAACAGGAAAAGTCTACAGTTCCCCATAACAAAGAAAAGCATGTCAATGTTGAACGTAAGAAAACAAAAGAGACAAAAGCAAACAGACAATACATTCCAgggaaataaaaaacaaaaaacaata from Entelurus aequoreus isolate RoL-2023_Sb linkage group LG17, RoL_Eaeq_v1.1, whole genome shotgun sequence encodes the following:
- the mrps27 gene encoding 28S ribosomal protein S27, mitochondrial; its protein translation is MAASMFRRCLIAAVKVKRLSPSFSAKRWLLSTAYSDTKAWEAREKEPKNLAVLANNMDRTYERNFPVSSLMMSQFIDNISCSEEVAQAEYYLYKFRHSPNCWYLRDWTIHSWIRQCLKYGARDKALYTLKNKVHYGIFPDNFTFNLLLDSYLKDEDLKSACSVVEDVMLQEAFDVSSTQILSLYALGSYLATTPQLTVSEERAFGASLLICGLKLDNSIGLTAQLLGNTLLGKVELQKGIFAVFKGMPLLWTRGYLGRALAVMESVAASPGEVKLPKDSLDFVNDALQQLSSTSSDSSGEESDKEEEQKVETADEEDQAERDRLSEYESRFKELIGQLEAQGKVDSEASFQSLVTTLAKQQLPSTEKPDLDIYESLLSTWEAERRMLIQREQDMWRKADEENRQRMIARADL